A region of Thermobifida halotolerans DNA encodes the following proteins:
- a CDS encoding DUF397 domain-containing protein, protein MSTHDLNWHKSSHSNPSGGHCAEVAETPRAVLARDTQYRELGHLDFTPGEWTAFLAEVRAGRL, encoded by the coding sequence GTGAGTACCCACGATCTGAACTGGCACAAGTCCAGCCACAGCAATCCCAGTGGTGGACACTGTGCCGAAGTCGCGGAGACTCCGCGTGCGGTGCTGGCGCGTGACACGCAGTATCGGGAGCTGGGGCATCTGGACTTCACGCCCGGTGAGTGGACGGCGTTTCTGGCCGAGGTCAGGGCGGGGCGTCTGTAG
- a CDS encoding DUF5753 domain-containing protein produces the protein MLFRPGAALGHGDLQPSDLEDLEFQVPGECVDQGGELVGGQLQTEAYARCLLTMGLPRESPAKINDLLQARMDRKTILKSERPPFLLVVLDGSVLSRPVGGRRVIHEQLGHLLDLGERPNVSLQAIPFETERPPGLFHAFSLFMVTNQGTVLYTETRHSGTPTDDPGIAADSARHYGDLRGAALPQEASLQLIAQAQQESS, from the coding sequence GTGCTCTTCCGCCCCGGTGCCGCTCTCGGCCACGGGGACCTCCAGCCGTCAGACCTCGAAGACCTGGAGTTCCAGGTCCCTGGCGAGTGCGTCGACCAGGGTGGGGAGCTGGTCGGGGGCCAGTTGCAGACAGAGGCGTATGCTAGGTGCCTTCTCACGATGGGCCTCCCTCGCGAGAGTCCGGCCAAAATCAATGATCTGCTCCAAGCTCGCATGGACCGAAAGACGATCTTGAAGTCTGAGCGTCCGCCGTTCCTCTTGGTAGTGCTTGACGGGTCAGTGCTAAGCCGCCCAGTGGGAGGAAGAAGGGTCATCCACGAACAGCTTGGCCACCTTCTAGATCTGGGCGAACGTCCGAACGTCTCTCTACAGGCCATCCCATTTGAGACTGAGCGCCCCCCTGGCCTGTTTCATGCGTTTTCCCTGTTCATGGTGACCAACCAAGGAACAGTGCTGTACACAGAGACTCGACACTCCGGCACACCCACCGATGATCCGGGCATAGCGGCCGATTCCGCTCGACACTACGGAGATCTTCGGGGAGCTGCTCTGCCCCAAGAGGCGTCCCTTCAGCTCATCGCACAAGCTCAGCAGGAGTCTTCGTGA
- a CDS encoding LLM class flavin-dependent oxidoreductase, translated as MTDYGHELRFGTFLTPTNQAPERVVALTQLTEQVGLDLATFQDHPYQSAFLDTWTLLSYLAARTERISLAGNVLNLPLRQPAVLARSAASLDLLSGGRIELGLGAGAFWDGIEAMGGRRLTPGQGVTALAEAIEIIRGIWDADERRALRVEGRHHRVAGAKRGPAPAHDIGIWLGAYKPRMLRLVGRMADGWLPSASYLSDLGDLARGNAVIDEAAAGAGRSPDAIRRLLNINGVFARSNNGFLNGPVEQWVEELAELALDDGVSVFVLGADHPETIQRFGEEVAPAVRELVAAERSRPRPPEGPGAALVMDVPAAAEEAEHVPAAAPAQDRYERLGVFPTPDDGTRLSPRSGELWDESTRPTLPDRPGPEGGYDDTGRALGQHLVDVHDHLREELARLRDLVDRVRAGALSAGDARSAINQMTLRQNDWTLGAYCASYCRVVTQHHTLEDSSIFPHLRAQEKELEPVIDRLTEEHHAIHRVLDDVDRALVAFINRSDDFAPLQEAVDVLTDVLLSHLSYEERELVEPLARYGFYAGQVGSPRRR; from the coding sequence TTGACCGACTACGGCCACGAACTGCGATTCGGCACCTTCCTCACCCCGACCAACCAGGCTCCCGAGCGTGTGGTCGCGCTCACCCAGCTCACCGAGCAGGTCGGACTGGACCTGGCGACCTTCCAGGACCACCCCTACCAGTCCGCGTTCCTGGACACCTGGACCCTGCTGTCCTACCTGGCCGCCCGCACCGAACGCATCAGCCTGGCGGGCAACGTGCTCAACCTGCCGCTGCGCCAGCCCGCCGTCCTGGCGCGCAGCGCCGCCAGCCTCGACCTGCTCAGCGGGGGACGGATCGAACTGGGCCTGGGCGCGGGCGCGTTCTGGGACGGCATCGAGGCCATGGGCGGGCGGCGGCTCACCCCCGGACAGGGGGTGACGGCGCTCGCCGAAGCCATCGAGATCATCCGGGGCATCTGGGACGCGGACGAACGCCGCGCCCTGCGCGTCGAGGGCAGGCACCACCGGGTGGCGGGCGCCAAGCGCGGCCCCGCGCCCGCCCACGACATCGGGATCTGGCTGGGCGCCTACAAACCGCGCATGCTCCGCCTGGTCGGCCGCATGGCCGACGGCTGGCTCCCGTCGGCGTCCTACCTGTCCGACCTCGGCGACCTCGCCAGAGGCAACGCGGTCATCGACGAGGCGGCCGCCGGGGCGGGCCGCTCTCCCGACGCCATCCGCCGCCTGCTCAACATCAACGGCGTGTTCGCCCGCTCGAACAACGGCTTCCTCAACGGACCGGTCGAGCAGTGGGTCGAGGAGCTCGCCGAACTGGCACTCGATGACGGGGTGAGCGTGTTCGTCCTCGGCGCCGACCACCCGGAGACGATCCAGCGGTTCGGCGAGGAGGTCGCCCCGGCGGTCCGGGAACTGGTCGCCGCGGAACGGTCCCGGCCCCGCCCGCCCGAGGGACCGGGCGCGGCCCTCGTCATGGACGTCCCCGCGGCCGCCGAGGAAGCCGAGCACGTCCCGGCCGCCGCCCCCGCACAGGACCGGTACGAGCGGCTGGGCGTCTTCCCCACCCCCGACGACGGAACCCGGCTCAGCCCCAGAAGCGGGGAACTGTGGGACGAGAGCACCCGGCCCACCCTCCCCGACCGTCCCGGCCCCGAGGGCGGCTACGACGACACCGGCCGCGCCCTGGGCCAGCACCTCGTCGACGTCCACGACCACCTGCGCGAGGAGCTCGCCCGGCTCCGGGACCTCGTCGACCGGGTCCGGGCGGGCGCGCTGAGCGCGGGGGACGCCCGCTCGGCCATCAACCAGATGACCCTGCGGCAGAACGACTGGACCCTGGGCGCCTACTGCGCCTCGTACTGCCGGGTGGTCACCCAGCACCACACACTGGAGGACTCCTCGATCTTCCCGCACCTGCGCGCCCAGGAGAAGGAACTGGAACCGGTCATCGACCGGCTCACCGAGGAGCACCACGCGATCCACCGGGTCCTCGACGACGTGGACCGCGCCCTGGTGGCGTTCATCAACCGGTCGGACGACTTCGCCCCGCTCCAGGAGGCGGTCGACGTGCTGACCGACGTCCTGCTGTCGCACCTGTCCTACGAGGAGCGGGAACTGGTGGAACCGCTGGCCCGCTACGGCTTCTACGCGGGGCAGGTCGGTTCGCCGCGGCGGCGCTGA
- a CDS encoding DUF2795 domain-containing protein translates to MAVLNDTEALRKILNTVEFPASRDDVLAHAENAGASREILSALRAMPPATYAEADEVMRAVPTATATPGRRRPGG, encoded by the coding sequence ATGGCGGTCCTGAACGACACCGAGGCGCTCAGGAAGATCCTCAACACTGTGGAGTTCCCCGCGAGCAGGGACGACGTCCTCGCCCACGCCGAGAACGCGGGCGCGTCCCGGGAGATCCTCAGCGCGCTGCGCGCGATGCCGCCCGCCACCTACGCCGAGGCGGACGAGGTCATGCGCGCGGTCCCGACGGCCACGGCGACACCGGGGCGGCGCCGTCCGGGTGGCTGA
- a CDS encoding response regulator transcription factor has translation MTETTDPIRVFLVDDHDVVRRGVAAFLESEGDIRVVGEASTAADAVSRIPAARPDVAVLDVRLPDGSGVEVCREVRSRLPGLACLMLTSYSDDEALYQAVMAGAAGYVLKQIHGADLVGAVRTVAGGGSLLDPQSTARIMERIRDRSEREDPLARLSEQERRIFDLIGEGLTNRQIGERIFLAEKTVKNYVSSILAKLDMQRRTQAAAYAAQLKAESSQRRAE, from the coding sequence ATGACGGAAACCACTGACCCGATTCGGGTCTTCCTGGTCGACGACCACGATGTGGTACGGCGCGGCGTGGCGGCCTTCCTGGAGTCGGAGGGCGACATCCGGGTGGTCGGGGAGGCGTCGACCGCGGCCGACGCGGTCTCCCGGATTCCCGCGGCACGCCCGGACGTGGCCGTGCTCGACGTGCGCCTGCCCGACGGCAGCGGAGTCGAGGTGTGCCGGGAGGTGCGCTCCCGGCTTCCGGGACTGGCGTGCCTGATGCTCACCTCCTACTCCGACGACGAGGCCCTGTACCAGGCGGTCATGGCCGGGGCCGCCGGGTACGTGCTCAAGCAGATCCACGGCGCGGACCTGGTGGGCGCGGTGCGCACCGTCGCGGGCGGCGGCTCGCTGCTCGACCCGCAGAGCACGGCCCGGATCATGGAGCGCATCCGCGACCGGTCGGAGCGCGAGGATCCGCTGGCCCGCCTGTCGGAACAGGAGCGCCGCATCTTCGACCTCATCGGTGAGGGGCTGACCAACCGGCAGATCGGCGAGCGCATCTTCCTCGCGGAGAAGACGGTGAAGAACTACGTCTCCAGCATCCTGGCGAAACTGGACATGCAGCGCCGCACCCAGGCCGCCGCCTACGCCGCCCAGTTGAAGGCGGAGTCCTCCCAGCGCCGCGCCGAGTGA
- a CDS encoding NADPH-dependent F420 reductase — protein MTDVTIIGTGNMGAAIGTRVLAAARRLQLLDREAERARELAARLGGDILAGPVGQEPEGDIVVLAVPFDAAKDLVASYGRALSGKIVVDISNPVDFSTFDSLAVPPDTSAAETIAGLAAEGATVVKAFNTTFAATLAVGEVAGQRLDVFVAGDSEEAKTAMAELVTAAELRPIDAGPLRRARELEGFQFLLMTLQANPALEDFNWNTALKILAPS, from the coding sequence ATGACCGACGTCACGATCATCGGCACCGGCAACATGGGCGCGGCCATCGGCACCCGCGTCCTCGCCGCGGCACGAAGGCTCCAACTCCTCGACCGTGAGGCGGAGAGGGCACGCGAACTCGCCGCCCGGCTCGGCGGGGACATCCTCGCCGGACCCGTCGGCCAGGAACCCGAGGGGGACATCGTCGTGCTCGCGGTGCCCTTCGACGCAGCCAAGGACCTCGTCGCCTCCTACGGCAGGGCCCTGTCCGGCAAGATCGTCGTGGACATCAGCAACCCCGTCGACTTCTCGACCTTCGACTCCCTGGCCGTTCCCCCGGACACCTCCGCCGCCGAGACGATCGCCGGTCTCGCCGCGGAGGGGGCCACCGTGGTCAAGGCGTTCAACACCACCTTCGCCGCCACCCTGGCCGTGGGCGAGGTCGCCGGTCAGCGGCTGGACGTCTTCGTCGCGGGCGACTCCGAGGAGGCCAAGACCGCGATGGCCGAACTGGTGACCGCCGCGGAACTGCGCCCCATCGACGCGGGGCCGCTGCGCCGCGCCCGCGAACTCGAAGGATTCCAGTTCCTGCTGATGACACTCCAGGCCAATCCCGCGCTGGAGGACTTCAACTGGAACACCGCACTCAAGATCCTGGCGCCGTCCTGA
- a CDS encoding universal stress protein — MATESVERLVERSGEYTRFGVVVGVDGSEASRGALDWAARAAVERGTGLRIVYAMVDPFGPEIADSGERVSAMLTEAETRARAAHPGLHVRTAAFEGGAVRTLVTVSEAAELLVVGTRGHGTLVSLLLGSTSVGVSAGAACPVVVVPPGADAARVHGCQVVVGVDGSEVSGEALRFALRETARMDGSLTVVHGWQLPAPLDPMALTAAGYTMNFDVFEERTKKHIDELIDRVRSEEGVDVPVGVRVVYEHPVQALLDAGEYADLVVVGSHGRGSVAGLLLGSVSQSVLHRSSAPVAVVRHHREPGGE, encoded by the coding sequence GTGGCGACGGAGAGCGTGGAACGACTGGTGGAGCGGAGCGGCGAGTACACCCGGTTCGGGGTCGTCGTGGGCGTGGACGGATCCGAGGCAAGCCGGGGAGCGCTCGACTGGGCGGCACGCGCCGCTGTGGAGCGCGGCACCGGACTGCGGATCGTGTACGCGATGGTCGACCCCTTCGGCCCGGAGATCGCGGACAGCGGGGAGCGCGTCAGCGCGATGCTGACCGAGGCCGAGACACGGGCGCGCGCCGCCCACCCCGGGTTGCACGTGCGGACCGCGGCGTTCGAGGGGGGAGCGGTCCGCACTCTCGTCACCGTCTCCGAGGCGGCGGAACTGCTGGTCGTGGGGACGCGCGGGCACGGAACGCTCGTCTCGCTGCTGCTGGGGTCGACGAGTGTGGGCGTCAGTGCCGGGGCGGCCTGCCCCGTCGTCGTGGTCCCGCCCGGGGCGGACGCCGCGCGCGTGCACGGCTGTCAGGTCGTGGTGGGCGTGGACGGCTCCGAGGTCTCCGGCGAGGCGCTGCGTTTCGCGCTGCGGGAGACCGCGCGCATGGACGGCTCCCTGACCGTGGTGCACGGCTGGCAGCTTCCGGCGCCCCTCGACCCGATGGCGTTGACCGCCGCCGGATACACCATGAACTTCGACGTGTTCGAGGAACGCACGAAGAAGCACATCGACGAACTGATCGACAGGGTGCGTTCGGAGGAGGGCGTCGACGTCCCGGTGGGGGTCCGTGTCGTCTACGAGCACCCCGTCCAGGCGCTGCTCGACGCCGGGGAGTACGCCGACCTGGTGGTCGTGGGCTCCCACGGCCGGGGAAGCGTCGCCGGGCTGCTCCTCGGCTCGGTGAGCCAGTCGGTGCTGCACCGCTCCTCCGCCCCCGTCGCGGTGGTACGGCACCACCGCGAACCGGGCGGCGAGTAG
- a CDS encoding universal stress protein — MPDSQQLPIVAGVDGSANSDRALDWAVSQATRSRRPLRVMHVPEPGLLAHFGFPPKGDSAERAVRAARELVDSRVARVREAAPDLAVSGEVIEGPRNRCLEDQSRAAHLLVLGAHGLGGVESLVTGSTTLNLAVHGSCPIVVVPKETTTTTVSRVVAGTDVSKASLPAVDLAFAQARLWEAALRIVVAWESSAFAWPADQDEGWPVDQEPSPEQARARIANFLAAKEAEYPNVPVEKEIVPGAAVPVLVDESDRADLLVVGSHGHGHGIMESLKDLGSVSRGVLRHARCPVAVVPVHSGSTSTE; from the coding sequence ATGCCCGATTCCCAACAGCTCCCCATCGTGGCCGGGGTGGACGGCTCGGCCAACAGCGACCGTGCGCTCGACTGGGCCGTCTCCCAGGCGACCCGGTCGCGCCGACCACTGCGTGTGATGCACGTCCCCGAACCGGGACTGTTGGCCCACTTCGGTTTCCCGCCGAAGGGGGATTCCGCCGAACGCGCGGTCCGGGCGGCTCGGGAGCTCGTCGACTCCCGCGTCGCCCGCGTCCGCGAGGCGGCCCCGGACCTCGCGGTCTCCGGAGAGGTGATCGAGGGGCCGCGCAACCGCTGCCTGGAGGACCAGAGCCGCGCCGCCCATCTGCTGGTGCTGGGAGCACACGGGCTCGGCGGCGTGGAGTCGCTGGTCACGGGATCGACCACGCTGAACCTGGCGGTCCACGGCTCCTGTCCGATCGTGGTGGTCCCCAAGGAGACCACCACCACGACGGTCTCCCGGGTGGTCGCGGGCACCGACGTGTCCAAGGCGTCGCTTCCCGCCGTCGACCTGGCTTTCGCACAGGCCCGTCTGTGGGAGGCGGCACTGCGCATCGTGGTGGCGTGGGAGTCGTCGGCGTTCGCCTGGCCTGCGGACCAGGACGAGGGGTGGCCCGTCGACCAGGAGCCGTCCCCGGAGCAGGCCCGCGCCCGCATCGCGAACTTCCTGGCCGCCAAGGAGGCCGAGTACCCGAACGTGCCGGTGGAGAAGGAGATCGTGCCGGGCGCGGCGGTCCCCGTGCTGGTCGACGAGAGCGACCGGGCGGATCTGCTCGTGGTGGGGTCCCACGGCCACGGGCACGGCATCATGGAGTCGCTGAAGGACCTCGGATCGGTCAGTCGCGGGGTGCTGCGCCACGCGCGCTGCCCGGTGGCGGTCGTCCCCGTGCACTCGGGGAGCACCTCCACCGAATGA
- a CDS encoding universal stress protein: MARTDNALIVAAVDGTEPSLRALDWAAREARLLGRKLRVVHAFDWPLHYRVPRGLPGFDIDEFARRVVHEAVDRVREREPEVEAEALHIVGTVGPTLLQQSENAHLIVAGSRGLSGLRAVVLGSVGVQLAALAECPAVIVPDRDPGAETGRVVVGVDGSPSALAATDRAFVEAEARRATLRAVAVAGSASHGVFAALETPEGPGSPEREAAVAEARRRLSESLAGQRERHPGVYVEEEVLPGHPAEVLIDESEYADLVVVGSRGRGGFTGMLLGSVSQTLLSHSHCPVMVVHAAKS, from the coding sequence ATGGCCAGAACCGACAACGCGCTGATCGTGGCCGCGGTCGACGGCACGGAGCCCAGTCTGCGCGCTCTCGACTGGGCGGCGCGGGAGGCACGGCTGCTGGGGCGGAAGCTGCGCGTGGTGCACGCGTTCGACTGGCCGCTGCACTACCGTGTGCCGCGCGGCCTGCCCGGGTTCGACATCGACGAGTTCGCCCGGCGGGTGGTGCACGAGGCCGTGGACCGGGTGCGGGAGCGGGAGCCGGAGGTCGAGGCGGAGGCGCTGCACATCGTCGGCACGGTGGGGCCCACGCTGCTGCAGCAGTCGGAGAACGCGCACCTGATCGTGGCGGGCTCCCGGGGGCTGTCGGGGCTTCGCGCGGTGGTTCTCGGTTCGGTCGGCGTGCAGTTGGCCGCCCTGGCGGAGTGCCCGGCCGTCATCGTCCCCGACCGGGATCCGGGCGCGGAGACCGGGCGTGTGGTGGTGGGCGTGGACGGCTCCCCGTCCGCGCTGGCCGCGACCGACCGGGCGTTCGTGGAGGCCGAGGCGCGGAGGGCGACGCTGCGCGCGGTGGCCGTGGCGGGCAGCGCCTCCCACGGGGTCTTCGCCGCGCTGGAGACCCCCGAGGGCCCCGGCTCCCCGGAACGTGAGGCGGCCGTGGCGGAGGCCCGCCGCCGCCTGTCGGAGTCCCTGGCGGGGCAGCGGGAGCGCCACCCCGGCGTGTACGTGGAGGAGGAGGTCCTGCCCGGCCACCCCGCCGAGGTGCTGATCGACGAGTCGGAGTACGCCGACCTCGTGGTGGTCGGCTCACGGGGCCGCGGCGGCTTCACCGGCATGCTCCTGGGCTCGGTCAGCCAGACCCTGCTGTCCCACTCCCACTGCCCGGTGATGGTGGTCCACGCGGCCAAGTCGTGA
- a CDS encoding MarR family winged helix-turn-helix transcriptional regulator, translating into MGDGSPLDARELRAWTGYQRMSSALLARLHQGLHQDAGLSWADYEVLFALQASPGGRLRALDLRCALGWEKSRLSHQIRRMAQRGLLCREPNPADARSAVVCLLDKGRCAVERATPEYTARLRAEFLDLLTPRQLDTLAEISETVLAHLARGEEDLADLPDRE; encoded by the coding sequence ATGGGCGACGGCTCCCCCCTCGACGCGCGTGAACTCCGTGCCTGGACCGGCTACCAGCGCATGAGCTCCGCGCTGCTGGCACGTCTGCACCAGGGACTCCACCAGGACGCCGGGCTGTCCTGGGCCGACTACGAGGTGCTGTTCGCCCTCCAGGCGAGTCCGGGGGGAAGACTGCGCGCCCTGGACCTGCGCTGCGCGTTGGGCTGGGAGAAGAGCCGCCTGTCCCACCAGATCCGCCGCATGGCGCAACGGGGACTGCTCTGCCGCGAGCCCAACCCCGCCGACGCCCGCAGCGCCGTGGTCTGCCTGCTGGACAAGGGCCGCTGCGCCGTCGAGAGGGCCACTCCCGAGTACACCGCGCGGCTGCGCGCCGAGTTCCTCGACCTGCTCACCCCCCGGCAGCTCGACACGCTCGCCGAGATCAGCGAGACCGTGCTCGCCCACCTGGCGCGCGGCGAGGAGGACCTCGCCGACCTGCCGGACCGGGAGTAG
- a CDS encoding fluoride efflux transporter FluC, whose amino-acid sequence MADRGGTEAADSGVPVPSSGTGGRLWPAVAAVAAGGMLGALARHAVLVALPQAPATVDWATFLVNVTGCALIGVLMEVITRRPGTHPLLRPFLGVGVLGGYTTFSASVTDATAALTAGHPRVALLSLAANLAGALVAVWAASTATAALLDRVAARGGTS is encoded by the coding sequence GTGGCAGACCGGGGAGGAACGGAGGCGGCCGACTCCGGTGTTCCCGTCCCGTCCTCCGGAACCGGGGGGAGACTCTGGCCGGCGGTGGCCGCCGTGGCCGCGGGCGGCATGCTGGGCGCGCTGGCGCGCCACGCCGTCCTCGTCGCGCTGCCGCAGGCCCCCGCAACCGTGGACTGGGCGACGTTCCTGGTCAACGTGACCGGTTGCGCGCTGATCGGCGTCCTCATGGAGGTGATCACGCGTCGGCCGGGAACCCACCCGCTGCTCCGCCCCTTCCTGGGCGTGGGCGTGCTGGGCGGCTACACCACCTTCTCCGCCTCCGTCACCGACGCCACGGCCGCCCTCACCGCCGGACACCCGCGGGTCGCACTGCTCTCCCTGGCCGCCAACCTGGCGGGCGCGCTGGTCGCGGTGTGGGCGGCGAGCACCGCCACCGCCGCGCTGCTCGACCGGGTCGCCGCACGAGGGGGCACGTCGTGA
- the crcB gene encoding fluoride efflux transporter CrcB, which yields MTALLVAVGAAVGAPLRYLLDRVVQARHGSALPWGTWCVNTLGCLLIGVLTALPLPAAAVALLGTGLCGALTTYSTFGYETLRLLRGGARWHALLNAGANLAAGLGAAFVGMTVTYWLLGQGGQPSTTG from the coding sequence GTGACGGCGCTGCTGGTCGCCGTGGGAGCGGCCGTCGGTGCGCCGCTGCGCTACCTGCTCGACCGCGTGGTCCAGGCCCGCCACGGCTCGGCGCTCCCCTGGGGGACGTGGTGCGTCAACACCCTCGGCTGCCTGCTCATCGGCGTACTGACCGCCCTGCCGCTGCCCGCGGCGGCCGTGGCGCTGCTCGGCACCGGCCTGTGCGGCGCGCTGACCACCTACTCCACCTTCGGATACGAGACGCTGCGACTGCTGCGCGGCGGCGCCCGGTGGCACGCCCTGCTCAATGCCGGCGCGAACCTCGCCGCCGGTCTGGGCGCGGCGTTCGTCGGCATGACCGTCACCTACTGGCTCCTCGGACAGGGCGGGCAACCGTCCACAACTGGATGA
- a CDS encoding helix-turn-helix domain-containing protein — translation MNVRDQRAQGDLGRRVAYRRAELGLSQEEVAERAGMAAGYIDYLERNPPNLSRGALTRLADALRTTPDTLLGAGFEEPEGARVTHIPRPQLREIDSQECLELIKAGGVGRVAFTVPGESAPTVLPVNFLVHNESIVFRTTGHGVIAEHATDGYISFEVDRFDGATSEGWSVLVIGRARPIRDPLDLSRLRETASVQPWAAGERDLFVTIVPKKITGRRVARETPG, via the coding sequence GTGAACGTCAGGGACCAAAGGGCCCAGGGCGACCTCGGCCGCCGGGTGGCCTACCGCCGCGCCGAACTCGGCCTCTCCCAGGAGGAGGTGGCCGAACGCGCGGGCATGGCCGCCGGCTACATCGACTATCTGGAGCGCAACCCGCCCAACCTCAGCCGGGGCGCGCTCACCCGCCTGGCCGACGCGCTGCGCACCACCCCCGACACGCTGCTGGGTGCGGGCTTCGAGGAGCCGGAGGGCGCGCGCGTCACCCACATTCCCCGACCGCAGTTGCGTGAGATCGACTCCCAGGAGTGCCTGGAGTTGATCAAGGCCGGAGGGGTGGGCCGCGTCGCCTTCACCGTGCCGGGCGAATCGGCGCCCACGGTGCTGCCGGTCAACTTCCTCGTGCACAACGAGAGCATCGTCTTCCGCACCACGGGCCACGGGGTCATCGCCGAACACGCGACCGACGGGTACATCTCCTTCGAGGTGGACCGGTTCGACGGCGCGACCAGCGAGGGGTGGAGCGTACTCGTGATCGGCCGCGCCCGCCCGATCCGCGACCCGCTGGACCTGTCGCGGCTGCGGGAGACCGCATCGGTCCAACCGTGGGCGGCCGGGGAACGGGACCTGTTCGTCACCATCGTTCCCAAGAAGATCACCGGACGCCGCGTCGCCCGCGAGACACCGGGGTGA